A section of the Saccharopolyspora gregorii genome encodes:
- a CDS encoding AAA family ATPase, with product MTTTPTTPAPAAAESPGRLRNGQLRAQVAGVLAADRKADHSPRQVATALNRSAGAVGNALKKLAEEGAAEITSAAPLRYKATRATRKAATPAPDTDAGRGTGAAAKSGTARAAKTRATAKKSTTATSTATSRKTTTSGKTATAPKSGKTATSDTTATPMKPGKAATAGTAAKTGKKAAASGSPRAVPSSTKVSGPVARPNGQQYHPRTLAGLPDVTALRKLREAEVPVLLYGPPGTGKTAIAEAAFPDVVTVAGDGDTAVADLVGEYTQTPDGRYLFVHGPLVTAMREGRPLFIDDASLIPPTVLAVVYPAMDGRREVVIKANGGEKVTAAPGFYVIAGHNPGAHGAIVTDAHSSRFSAHIQISSDYDLAAQLKIEPKAVRIARNLASKQRAGEIRWAPQLRELIAFDRIAGVLGTNAAAGNLLNLAPEEDRDTVADVVRSVFGGAIAPLALGGRI from the coding sequence ATGACCACGACACCCACCACCCCCGCCCCGGCCGCCGCTGAGTCGCCCGGCCGGTTGCGGAATGGCCAACTGCGCGCCCAGGTCGCCGGGGTGCTGGCCGCCGACCGGAAAGCCGACCACAGCCCCCGCCAGGTGGCCACGGCATTGAACAGGTCGGCCGGTGCGGTCGGCAACGCGCTCAAGAAGTTGGCGGAGGAGGGTGCGGCGGAGATCACCAGCGCGGCGCCGTTGCGCTACAAGGCCACCCGCGCCACCCGCAAGGCCGCCACCCCCGCCCCCGACACCGACGCGGGCAGGGGCACAGGTGCGGCGGCGAAGTCCGGCACCGCCCGCGCGGCGAAAACCCGTGCCACGGCGAAGAAATCCACCACGGCCACCAGCACCGCGACATCGCGCAAGACCACCACGTCGGGCAAAACCGCCACCGCCCCGAAGTCGGGCAAGACCGCCACGTCGGACACCACCGCCACCCCCATGAAGCCAGGGAAGGCAGCCACGGCGGGCACGGCCGCGAAAACGGGGAAGAAGGCCGCCGCGTCGGGTTCCCCGAGGGCGGTGCCGTCGTCGACGAAGGTGTCGGGTCCGGTGGCGCGGCCGAACGGGCAGCAGTACCACCCGCGCACCCTGGCCGGACTGCCGGACGTGACCGCGTTGCGGAAGTTGCGGGAGGCCGAGGTGCCGGTGTTGCTGTACGGCCCGCCCGGCACCGGGAAAACCGCGATCGCGGAGGCGGCGTTCCCCGATGTGGTCACCGTCGCCGGGGACGGGGATACCGCCGTGGCGGACCTGGTCGGTGAGTACACCCAAACCCCCGACGGCCGGTACCTGTTCGTACACGGGCCGCTGGTCACCGCGATGCGGGAAGGTCGTCCGCTGTTCATCGATGACGCCTCGCTGATTCCGCCGACCGTGCTGGCCGTGGTGTATCCGGCGATGGACGGGCGCCGCGAAGTCGTGATCAAGGCCAACGGCGGCGAAAAGGTGACCGCCGCGCCGGGGTTCTACGTGATCGCCGGGCACAACCCCGGGGCGCACGGGGCCATCGTCACCGACGCGCACTCGTCCCGGTTTTCCGCGCACATCCAAATCTCCAGCGACTACGACCTCGCCGCCCAACTCAAGATCGAACCGAAAGCCGTGCGCATCGCCCGCAACCTCGCCAGCAAGCAGCGCGCGGGCGAAATCAGGTGGGCACCGCAACTGCGGGAGCTGATCGCGTTCGACCGGATCGCGGGCGTACTCGGGACGAACGCGGCGGCCGGGAACCTGCTCAACCTCGCCCCGGAGGAGGACCGCGACACCGTCGCGGACGTGGTCCGGTCCGTGTTCGGCGGGGCCATCGCCCCGCTTGCCCTCGGCGGGCGCATCTAG
- a CDS encoding BTAD domain-containing putative transcriptional regulator, with translation MLGLLVLLTAMPTLLVLGTQWVGWPELTWPPLHSGFLGEFEPAHFRAWMVDSYHEIRLTLGVDGFVIGGCLLFMWVVWGVMICWITEDTYLLLRYGARQLRENGPNGARGWITALVTGTVLLGTATPSLASALPQNQVAASAPRHPSGPHRAPPEAPWAAPETDGHHAPSPSVSGPTVFVHRGDSLWLLAQLHLGDGERWTEITRLNPHLSPEPRYLLAGQWLRMPNDAARTEPPPLPDDVRWVTVDTDDTLTSLAQHHLGDSQRWQELFDLNTGRTQPSGRTLRYPHILMPGWRLALPPANTTNPAVQPAHDEPETHPQPPSGSREPIGSPAGPAPTPPPTQLDRTPPDRASYSSLTPGVIAALSAAGLVSAAVVMRYRFRLRPAPKTTGIPLPTVYPLPVALHRTRPEPDTSSDDDLAEEHSGEAVGPSVSAHRGDDSRAQKATRTAQPPVSAAVSPSSAPDEQATESPAATTTAASPRAPQHAEPEAPAEPSARLRVTVFGQPRLHWHQPGLQSAPREVGLQPRMRELLVYLALNPDGAGRDEILEALWGEAVPGSNALNTTLSRLRRILTRLDHDLGELVHAHHGHYRLNTTLATTDYRDFTTAVTTRRAATTDTQRADAHETIIAVYQGDLADGIDTTWIEPVREHARRTYLDTITAHTRALAPRAPHRALGILEHARDLAPFHEPLYRDIMRLQHTLDHTDDITRTLALLRSTLAEIDTTPHPDTLRLAEQLQHPRNK, from the coding sequence GTGCTCGGACTGCTGGTCCTGCTGACCGCGATGCCCACGCTGCTCGTGCTCGGCACCCAATGGGTCGGCTGGCCCGAACTCACCTGGCCGCCGCTGCATTCCGGGTTCCTCGGGGAGTTCGAGCCCGCGCACTTCCGGGCCTGGATGGTGGACAGCTATCACGAGATCCGTCTCACGCTCGGTGTGGACGGCTTCGTGATCGGCGGGTGCCTGCTGTTCATGTGGGTCGTCTGGGGCGTGATGATCTGCTGGATCACCGAAGACACCTACCTCCTGCTCCGATACGGGGCCAGGCAGCTCCGAGAGAACGGCCCCAACGGGGCACGCGGCTGGATCACCGCCTTGGTCACCGGCACCGTCCTGCTCGGCACCGCCACCCCCAGCCTCGCCTCAGCACTCCCACAGAACCAGGTGGCGGCCAGCGCGCCCCGCCACCCCAGCGGCCCACACCGCGCTCCCCCCGAAGCGCCGTGGGCCGCCCCGGAGACGGACGGGCACCACGCCCCCAGCCCGTCCGTCTCCGGCCCCACCGTGTTCGTCCACCGCGGCGACAGCCTCTGGCTGCTCGCCCAACTCCACCTCGGCGACGGCGAACGATGGACCGAGATCACCCGCCTCAACCCTCACCTCTCACCCGAACCCCGATACCTGCTCGCCGGGCAATGGCTGCGGATGCCCAACGACGCCGCCCGCACCGAACCCCCACCCCTGCCCGACGACGTCCGTTGGGTCACCGTCGACACCGACGACACCCTCACCAGCCTCGCCCAACACCACCTCGGCGACAGTCAGCGGTGGCAAGAACTCTTCGACCTCAACACCGGACGAACCCAACCCTCCGGTCGCACCCTGCGCTACCCCCACATCCTCATGCCCGGATGGCGCCTCGCCCTCCCACCCGCCAACACCACCAACCCGGCCGTGCAGCCCGCCCACGACGAGCCCGAGACGCACCCGCAGCCGCCGTCCGGCAGCCGCGAGCCGATCGGCTCTCCGGCGGGACCCGCGCCAACGCCACCGCCTACGCAACTCGACCGCACACCTCCAGACCGCGCCTCGTACAGTTCTCTCACACCGGGTGTCATCGCGGCCTTGTCCGCAGCCGGGCTCGTGAGCGCCGCCGTGGTGATGCGGTATCGGTTCCGTCTGCGCCCCGCCCCGAAGACCACAGGAATCCCGCTTCCTACCGTGTATCCGCTCCCGGTCGCTCTGCACCGAACTCGCCCTGAGCCCGATACTTCCAGCGATGACGACCTCGCCGAGGAGCATTCCGGCGAGGCCGTCGGCCCCAGCGTGTCTGCCCACCGCGGCGACGACTCCCGCGCGCAAAAGGCCACCCGAACAGCACAACCGCCCGTTTCCGCCGCCGTCTCGCCGAGCTCCGCCCCTGACGAACAGGCAACCGAGAGCCCGGCCGCCACCACCACGGCCGCGTCGCCGCGTGCACCGCAGCACGCCGAGCCCGAGGCCCCGGCAGAACCTTCAGCGAGGTTGCGGGTGACCGTGTTCGGCCAGCCCCGCCTGCACTGGCACCAGCCCGGCCTGCAATCGGCTCCTCGTGAAGTCGGGTTGCAGCCCCGGATGCGGGAACTGCTCGTCTACCTCGCTCTGAACCCCGACGGTGCCGGGCGGGACGAGATCCTGGAAGCGTTGTGGGGCGAAGCGGTCCCGGGCAGCAACGCGCTCAACACCACCCTGTCCCGCCTGCGCCGCATCCTGACCCGCCTCGATCATGACCTCGGCGAACTCGTGCACGCCCACCACGGCCACTACCGCCTCAACACCACCCTGGCCACCACCGACTACCGCGACTTCACCACCGCCGTGACCACCCGCCGCGCAGCCACCACCGACACCCAGCGCGCCGACGCCCACGAGACCATCATCGCCGTCTACCAAGGCGACCTCGCCGACGGCATCGACACCACCTGGATCGAACCGGTCCGCGAACATGCCCGCCGCACCTACCTCGACACCATCACCGCACACACCCGCGCCCTCGCCCCACGCGCCCCGCACCGCGCCCTGGGAATACTCGAACACGCCCGAGATCTCGCCCCCTTCCACGAGCCGCTCTATCGCGACATCATGCGCCTGCAACACACCCTCGACCACACCGACGACATCACCCGCACCCTCGCCCTGCTCCGCAGCACACTCGCAGAAATCGACACCACCCCCCACCCCGACACCCTTCGCCTCGCCGAACAACTCCAACACCCCCGAAACAAGTAA